TTTGTCAAGATAAATGCAGTACCTGCCAAAGCATTCCCAACCTCTGGAATTGAAGAGATGGTACTTAGAAAGAAGAAGACTGATGAACCGAAGTATGCCACTAAGAATAGGAGGGCCAGATATGCAAATAATGGTGACCCTTTTCCTGCCATTGATAGCCCGGCAAGAAAATAAGCAAAGAGAGTGTATATCAATGCCTGCAAGGATTAGGATATTTAGGTTATATGAGAGCCATGATTGATTCAGCAGAGGAAAAGAATTCAACGAAGAGTACTTCTAGGAGGGTCTGTGGGAGATTGACTATGCAATTGGCAACTATGTACGATGAAACTCTGAAGAACCTCTGTGCCTTGTGCTTGTAAAAGATTGGCCTTTGGAGCATGTACAGAGGAAGCTGCACCAGGTTTATGAGCATTATGCTCATTGTGGATACAAACCCAAGAGCCCTTATTGAGTTCATTTTCTGTTGGTTGTATTGACCCCCTAGTTTGTAGAATAGTGTTCCTGCAAAAATGCCTAGCAGAACTACCTGTAAAGTTCAAGGATGAATTAGTTTCTAAGTAAGATGCAGAACGTATGATACTCTAAATCGTTGTGGATACTGTAGATTGACATGGTCAGATAAGTTCCTTTAATCTGCGTGAGCAGGAAAGCTATGGAGCATATGGTAGTATTAACCTGGAGAAGCCTTAATTTGATTAAAGCATGAAGCCTTTTGGTGATCTTGATTTGCCTTTTGACGAGAGTCTTGGTGGATTTCCACCATGTTTGAACAAAAGGCCTTTGAAACTGCTCCCATTGGGATTGGTACTCCTCTTCCTACATAACAGATCATTCCGGCATATCATATCAAGCAATGTTGTGATTGATTTCTCATATCAAGTATGCTGTAATTTTTTGCCATAGTACTAACTAATGGGGCTTAATAATCATATTTTCCTCACATTGGTCCTCTTTGTTGTTGAGTGGTTTGCACTTACCTTTTCTTTGTAACGCTCCACCTGGAGACGAATGCAACCTTTTGCCTGCTTCAACATAGAGTATACATGTGAGGCGCGTTCGTGTTGGATTCTTTGGGGCACAACAGAAAGGTATTGCATTTCTTCTTTGTTCAAAGATATTCCTGTGACTACATCTCCAATCTGTACTCTTCCTGTACTCTCTATCCCCCCTGAATGTCCTACCTTTCTGGAGAGCTTGGCAACTACTAATTCTGCAACCACTCAACTTGTAAGTATGGTGTGTTCTAATGAGTGTCAAATTGGATTGCACAGAGCTTATACCAACAGTTTCCTGATTCGTTGTCAACTAGCTTGTTTACCTGTTTCTCGACTTGACTGGGCATGAGCTGAGAGGTGGTGTTTGGATGGTCTCTTAAGGGACAATCCTAGTCCAGGCTCACTTTCTACCCAATAGGTATACTTCACGTCAACTTCATCAACAATTCTTATTATATCGTTGTAGTGATCTGAAATCTTATAGCACGCCACAAGTTCATCTAGCGTAAATGGTCTTGTTCCTTGTTCCTGATACTGGTAACCATTTCCAGCTGCAATATCTTCGAGAAACTCATTGGACTCAACATGGGAGGGCTTAGTGTACctataaaatgaaagatattgGTTTTTAGCATTATGCTGGATATATTGCTgttatgagaattttatttatGCATGTAGGAATCAATTTCACTCAGCTTTAACTAAGCATACTCTGCAGACTAACCCAAGGTTGGAAAAGTAAGGGATAGCATCTTGACGAGGACCTTGGAACAGGACATGCCCATCACCAAGTAATATGATCCTATCAAAAAGATCAAACACCTCCTGTGAAAGTTGGGTGAGTGACATGATTGCAGAAGATTGCTGAATCCTGCTTATGGTTCTTATGGTGTCCACTAGATCATATGTAGCCGCTAAATCAGAACCTGAAAATGGTTGATCGTAAAGCATGACAGAATATGTTCCAAGAGCTAACTCGGCTGTTGTGAGCTTTTGGCGGTCAGTGTCAGAAATTTCTTCTCCTGCTAGTTTGTGTTGTATTTCCTTCAAGCTTAGAATTTCAAGCACATACTCTAGTACAGGATCCTGCCTTTCCACAAGTGCATGTGCAAAGAATTTTCTCATCTTAGGAGTAAAGTTCTCTGGCCGAATGCCCTGAGTACAGTCCCTTGCAAACTCGAGTGTCTCCCTAACTGAAAGAAATGGAATGTGCCTGCAATTGTACAAGATTGAAGTGAAATGCTTATCTGCTTCTTGTTGCTTTTGTCTCCGAACATATCATTTCACATGTTCATGTAATTTTGTTGTTTGGTCACAGGAAACTTACTTGTTAAGCTGGCCATTTATGTATGCAATAAGTCTGCTCAGAGAAATCTCAGAGGCATATTTATCATTGTACATCACTGCTCCTTCCAAGATCAAGTTCTTAGTCACTTTTACTCTCCCTGCTATGACTTCAAGTAGACTGCTCTTTCCACTTCCTGTAAGATTTCATTGGCAAAGGAACATCAAACAGTGTAAGCATCGTAAACTATGCTAATTACTTTGTGACAGTCTTAAGATTCCAGTTTTCTGTTCTACCGCAACACATTGAGTGTCATTGTGCTCAGGATATTACCAACAATCCTTGCTCAGTGTCTTTCTACGTTCCTATGGTTTGCatgaaacgaaaaaaaaattgagattttttactATCAACTTTACTTTGTAACTTGTTTGATGAGAGCATAAATTTTGACTACTTCCACCATGAAGTTCCTAGCTTGTCACATTCATCTGGTTTTGTAGGCTTACCTGGTGGACCAAGTAAAAGGGTCATTGAGCCAGGCATAATATACCCATCCACGCCCTTCAGAACCTGCAACCATGTTGAATCCTGTTCTTGCAGAAGAGTCTTTATGGGTCCAACAAAGCATGCCACCACCTTATTTCCAAATGTTTCGTATGTGCCATCGGAAACCCGAAACTTCCTTGTCAACTTTATATTGGAAAACCGGACTGCCTGCAACACATCCCAGTTTCTGTTAAACTACATGCTTATTGAC
This window of the Populus trichocarpa isolate Nisqually-1 chromosome 13, P.trichocarpa_v4.1, whole genome shotgun sequence genome carries:
- the LOC127904200 gene encoding pleiotropic drug resistance protein 3-like, translating into MTNQLNSHPSFMWWARDDAKFSEPPSRTPSLIGIERIPPTRRPSPVGSEHVPPTTRESSVDSEHISVISRPSSVGSNHISVVGDSVITLPTQGTVTPATTRANTPVFSGGASPEIRRKIANASPETARHVALRMYESMKRHGLREEAGKVVGKEENEIEEIKEGGVDRVRRKSEDLMGMDYLLRDGFVSYLRDMAKITPPIPQQAVRFSNIKLTRKFRVSDGTYETFGNKVVACFVGPIKTLLQEQDSTWLQVLKGVDGYIMPGSMTLLLGPPGSGKSSLLEVIAGRVKVTKNLILEGAVMYNDKYASEISLSRLIAYINGQLNKHIPFLSVRETLEFARDCTQGIRPENFTPKMRKFFAHALVERQDPVLEYVLEILSLKEIQHKLAGEEISDTDRQKLTTAELALGTYSVMLYDQPFSGSDLAATYDLVDTIRTISRIQQSSAIMSLTQLSQEVFDLFDRIILLGDGHVLFQGPRQDAIPYFSNLGYTKPSHVESNEFLEDIAAGNGYQYQEQGTRPFTLDELVACYKISDHYNDIIRIVDEVDVKYTYWVESEPGLGLSLKRPSKHHLSAHAQSSRETELVVAKLSRKVGHSGGIESTGRVQIGDVVTGISLNKEEMQYLSVVPQRIQHERASHVYSMLKQAKGCIRLQVERYKEKEEEYQSQWEQFQRPFVQTWWKSTKTLVKRQIKITKRLHALIKLRLLQVVLLGIFAGTLFYKLGGQYNQQKMNSIRALGFVSTMSIMLINLVQLPLYMLQRPIFYKHKAQRFFRVSSYIVANCIVNLPQTLLEALIYTLFAYFLAGLSMAGKGSPLFAYLALLFLVAYFGSSVFFFLSTISSIPEVGNALAGLLKT